A genomic window from Punica granatum isolate Tunisia-2019 chromosome 2, ASM765513v2, whole genome shotgun sequence includes:
- the LOC116196957 gene encoding metal tolerance protein 4-like, whose translation MEEETKTPLLVASTHIEKKDHSLSTDDRNAVTALRSDFFSKLPEKVRSGLDPESPLDIDLSKATGLVEGEKEYYEKQFATLRSFEEVESLGSLHVIVDEDQDRNQQAQHERAMKISNWANMLLLAFKIYTTVRSGSLAIAASTLDSLLDVMAGGILWFTHLSMKSINIYKYPIGKLRVQPVGIIIFAAVMATLGFQVLVQAVEQLIRDKPSEHMTMEQLLWLYVIMLTATGVKLVLWIYCRSSGNKIVRAYAKDHYFDVVTNVVGLIAAVLGDQFYWWIDPSGAIVLAIYTISNWSGTVLENAVSLVGQSAPTEVLQKLTYLVLRHDPQIKRVDTVRAYTFGVLYFVEVDIELSEDMPLKEAHSIGESLQIKIEELTEVERAFVHLDYECEHKPEHSVLIRLPSSPPH comes from the exons ATGGAAGAAGAAACGAAAACGCCATTGCTGGTGGCGTCTACACATATCGAGAAGAAGGACCACTCTTTGTCGACTGATGACCGTAACGCAGTCACTGCCCTGAGAAGTGATTTCTTCTCGAAACTGCCCGAGAAGGTCCGGTCGGGCCTCGATCCCGAGTCTCCGTTGGACATAGATCTCTCCAAAGCCACTGGCTTAGTCGAAG GGGAGAAAGAGTACTACGAGAAGCAGTTCGCCACTCTCCGGTCTTTCGAGGAAGTCGAGTCTCTCGGCTCGCTCCATGTCATCGTCGACGAGGATCAAGATCGAAACCAGCAAGCCCAACACGAGAGAGCCATGAAAATATCCAACTGGGCTAACATGCTCTTGCTAGCATTTAAG ATCTATACTACCGTGAGGAGCGGATCCTTGGCCATCGCGGCCTCGACACTCGACTCCCTGCTCGATGTTATGGCAGGAGGGATACTTTGGTTCACGCACCTGTCCATGAAGAGTATAAACATTTACAAGTATCCCATAGGGAAATTGCGGGTTCAGCCCGTGGGGATTATAATCTTTGCTGCTGTAATGGCCACTCTGG GTTTCCAAGTGCTTGTCCAAGCTGTGGAGCAACTGATCCGAGACAAACCTTCCGAACATATGACTATGGAGCAATTACTTTGGCTATATGTGATTATGCTGACAGCAACCGGAGTGAAGCTCGTCCTTTGGATCTATTGCAGAAGCTCGGGGAACAAAATTGTCCGTGCTTATGCAAAG GATCATTATTTTGATGTGGTGACGAATGTAGTGGGATTGATTGCTGCTGTTCTCGGCGATCAGTTCTATTGGTGGATCGATCCATCAGGTGCTATCGTTCTCGCGATCTACACGATCTCAAATTGGTCAGGCACGGTGTTGGAGAATGCCg TCTCGCTAGTTGGACAATCAGCTCCAACCGAAGTTCTACAGAAGCTCACATACCTCGTCCtgaggcatgatcctcagatCAAACGAGTTGACACAGTCCGTGCTTACACATTCGGAGTCCTTTACTTCGTCGAG GTGGACATTGAGCTCTCAGAAGATATGCCACTAAAAGAAGCGCATTCGATCGGAGAGTCACTGCAGATAAAGATCGAAGAGTTAACTGAAGTTGAGAGGGCATTTGTTCATCTCGATTACGAGTGCGAGCACAAGCCTGAGCACTCCGTCCTAATCCGGCTCCCCAGCAGCCCGCCGCACTGA